TGACCAGCACGTCGAGTCGGCCCAGCCGCGCGGTGGTGGAGGCGATGAGCGCATCGACCTGCGCGGTGGACGTGACGTCGCAGACCACGCTCTCGACCCGACCGAGACCGAGCGCCACCAGCTCGTCACGGGTCTCGTTGAGCCGTCGCTCGTGGTGGTCGGAGACGACGACGTCGGCACCCTCGGCGAGCGCTCGTTTGGCGGTGGCCGAGCCGATGCCGGTGCCGGCCGCCGCCGTCACCACGACGACCTTGCCCTTCAGAAGTCCGTGTCCGGCAACTTCTTTCGGCGCAACGGCGAGCGTCATCGAGCCTCCCTGGGTAGGCCGAGCACCCGCTCGGCGATGATGTTGCGCTGGATCTCGTTGGATCCGCCGTAGATGGTGTCGGCGCGGGTGAACAGGTAGAGCCGCTGCCACTCGTCGAAATCGCCGCCCGGCAGCGCCAGGCCGGCCTTGCCCTGAATGTCCATCGCGATCTCACCGAGTTCGCGATGCCAGTTGGCCCACAACAACTTCGACACATTATCTTGACCGGGCTGTTCCACGTCCATGGTTGCCAGCGCGTAGGACCGCATCGCCCGCAGACCTGCCCAGGATCGGGTCAGCCGTTCGCGGATCAGCGGATCATCAGCAGCGCCAGTCTGTTTCGCGAGATCGACCACGGAGCTGAGCTCACGGGCGTAGACGATCTGCTGACCGAGCGTTGAGACTCCGCGCTCGAAGGTCAGTGTTCCCATCGCGACCCGCCAGCCGTCACCGGGCTCGCCGACCACCAGCTCGGCTTCGGTGCGGGCGTCGTCGAAGAACACCTCGTTGAACTCGGAGTCGCCAGTCAACTGAACGATCGGGCGGACGTCGACGCCCGGTTGATCAAGCGGCACAAGCAGATACGACAAGCCGGAGTGTCGTTTGGACCCCTTCTCCGAGCGGGCCACCACAAAGCACCACTGCGCCCAGTGCGCCAGCGACGTCCACACCTTCTGGCCGTTGATCACCCATTGGTCGCCGTCGAGCACCGCGGTGGTGGCGACGTTGGCCAGGTCGCTGCCGGCGCCGGGCTCGGAGTAGCCCTGCGACCACAGTTCGGTGACGTCGAGAATCCGCGGCAGGAAGCGCTTCTGTTGTTCGGGCGTGCCGTACGCAATCAGCGTGGGGCCCAGCAGCTCCTCGCCGAAATGGTTGACCTTCGCGGGCGCGTTGGCGATCGCGTACTCCTCGTAGAACGCCACCCGGTGCGCCACCGACAGGCCGCGGCCGCCATGCTCGACGGGCCAACCCAGACAGGTCAGCCCGGCCTTTGCGAGATGCTGGTTCCAGGCCCGGCGCTCTTCGAACGCCTCATGCTCGCGACCCGGTCCGCCGAGCCCCTTGAGGGCAGCGAATTCGCCGACCAGGTTCTCGGCCAGCCAGTCGCGGACCTCGGCCCGGAACTCCTCGACGCCTTGCACCCTAATAGGCTAACCTACCAAGCACTTGCTTTGTTAGCCCGGCGGCAAACTGCGCCTGCCAGCGGCGATAGCAGGCAGCGCGTCCGAGCGACGATGCAGAGCCCGCAGGGCGATGAGGAGGAGCCGGACCAGAAAGGTATGAGGAGTTCGATGTCGAGCCATCCGCAGACCATTCCTGCGGCGTTGGACCACATCGCGGACGAACTCCCCGACCACGATGCCCTGGTCACCGAGGATCGCACGCTCACCTTCGACGAGTTGCGCGACGAGGTGCGCGGCGCCGCGGCCGCGCTGATCGGCCTCGGCGTCAATCCGGGCGACAAGGTGGCGATCTGGTCGCCGAACACCTGGCACTGGGTGGTGGCCTGCCTGGCCACGCACTACGCCGGCGCCGTCGTGGTCCCGCTGAACACCCGCTACACCGCCGCGGAGGCCTCCGACATCCTGGCCCGCACCGGCGCTCCCCTGCTGTTCGCGATGGGCCGATTCCTCGGGGCCGACCGGGCCACCGACCTCGACCGCTCGGCGCTGCCCGATCTGCGGCACGTCGTGCGGATCCCGATCGATGCCGACGACGGGACCTGGGACGAGTTTCTGCAACACGGTGACGACCTGGCGTCCGCCGACGCCCGCGCCGCCGGTGTGCGGCCCGACGACCTGTCCGACGTCCTGTTCACCTCCGGCACCACCGGCCGCAGCAAGGGCGTGCGGTGCGCGCACCGGCAGTCGCTGGCCGGATCGGCGTCGTGGGCGGCCTGCGGGAAGATCACCAGCGACGACCGCTACCTCTGCATCAACCCGTTCTTCCATAACTTCGGCTACAAGGCCGGCATCCTGGCCTGCCTGCAGACCGGCGCCACCCTGATTCCGCAGCTGACCTTCGACGCCGAACAGGCGCTGCGGGCTGTCGCCGAACACCGGATCACCGTGCTGCCCGGGCCGCCGACGATCTATCAAACGCTGCTCGACCATCCCTCGCGCGGCAAGTACGACCTCAGCTCGCTGCGGTTCGCGGTCACCGGCGCGGCCACGGTTCCGGTGGTGTTGATCGAGCGGATGCAGAACGAACTCGACTTCGACATCGTGCTGACCGCCTACGGCCTGACCGAGTCGAACGGCATGGGCACCATGTGCCGCGCCGACGACGACGCGGTGACGGTGGCGAACACCTGCGGGCGGCCGATCGCCGACTTCGAGCTTCGGATCGACTCCGAGACAGGTGAGGTGTTGCTGCGCGGGCCCAACGTGATGCTCGGCTACCTCGACGACTCCGAGGCCACTGCGGCCGCCATCGACCCCGACGGCTGGCTGCACACCGGCGACATCGGAAAGCTTGATGCCGCAGGCAATCTCCAGATCACCGACCGGCTCAAGGAC
The sequence above is a segment of the Candidatus Mycobacterium wuenschmannii genome. Coding sequences within it:
- the fadD3 gene encoding 3-((3aS,4S,7aS)-7a-methyl-1,5-dioxo-octahydro-1H-inden-4-yl)propanoate--CoA ligase FadD3, with product MSSHPQTIPAALDHIADELPDHDALVTEDRTLTFDELRDEVRGAAAALIGLGVNPGDKVAIWSPNTWHWVVACLATHYAGAVVVPLNTRYTAAEASDILARTGAPLLFAMGRFLGADRATDLDRSALPDLRHVVRIPIDADDGTWDEFLQHGDDLASADARAAGVRPDDLSDVLFTSGTTGRSKGVRCAHRQSLAGSASWAACGKITSDDRYLCINPFFHNFGYKAGILACLQTGATLIPQLTFDAEQALRAVAEHRITVLPGPPTIYQTLLDHPSRGKYDLSSLRFAVTGAATVPVVLIERMQNELDFDIVLTAYGLTESNGMGTMCRADDDAVTVANTCGRPIADFELRIDSETGEVLLRGPNVMLGYLDDSEATAAAIDPDGWLHTGDIGKLDAAGNLQITDRLKDMYICGGFNVYPAEIEQVLARLDGVLDCAVIGVPDERLGEVGRAYLVTRPDSGLDEKSVIAYTREYLANFKAPRSVRFVDALPRNAGGKVVKPQLREMA
- the ipdE1 gene encoding acyl-CoA dehydrogenase IpdE1, with amino-acid sequence MQGVEEFRAEVRDWLAENLVGEFAALKGLGGPGREHEAFEERRAWNQHLAKAGLTCLGWPVEHGGRGLSVAHRVAFYEEYAIANAPAKVNHFGEELLGPTLIAYGTPEQQKRFLPRILDVTELWSQGYSEPGAGSDLANVATTAVLDGDQWVINGQKVWTSLAHWAQWCFVVARSEKGSKRHSGLSYLLVPLDQPGVDVRPIVQLTGDSEFNEVFFDDARTEAELVVGEPGDGWRVAMGTLTFERGVSTLGQQIVYARELSSVVDLAKQTGAADDPLIRERLTRSWAGLRAMRSYALATMDVEQPGQDNVSKLLWANWHRELGEIAMDIQGKAGLALPGGDFDEWQRLYLFTRADTIYGGSNEIQRNIIAERVLGLPREAR